The following coding sequences lie in one Caretta caretta isolate rCarCar2 chromosome 28, rCarCar1.hap1, whole genome shotgun sequence genomic window:
- the LOC142070284 gene encoding uncharacterized protein LOC142070284, which translates to MVSENEEEPQQEDAERVEAHGMLSGRSKGNDSGSCARPEKTKACESQQRPEENFGSQSDLITRERMNLEGTRYTCLECGKSFKGSSDLLRHQRIHTGEKPYACCVCGKCFKQSSHLIAHKRIHIDEKPYGCPECGKHFKQSSHLITHRKIHTGEKPYGCPECGKHFKQSSHLITHRKIHTGEKPYGCPECGKHFKQSSHLITHRKIHTGEKPYGCPECGKHFKQSSHLITHRKIHTGEKPYGCPECGKHFIDSSSLLSHQRIHTGERPYTCSECGKSFNQRSTRITHQRTHTGETPYTCSECGRSFNQRSNLIRHQKIHMGVICNKCLD; encoded by the coding sequence atggtgagtgaaaatgaggaggaaccccagcaggaagatgctgagcgagtagaagcccatgggatgttgtcaggaaggtccaaagggaatgattctgggagctgtgcacgcccagaaaaaacaaaagcctgtgagagtcagcagaggccagaggaaaacttcggtagccagtcagaccttattacacgtgagagaatgaacttggaaggaacacgctacacatgcctcgagtgtgggaaaagcttcaaagggagctcggaccttctcagacatcagagaatccacacgggtgagaaaccttacgcatgctgtgtgtgtgggaaatgcttcaagcagagctcgcatctcattgcacataagagaatccacatagatgagaaaccttatggctgccctgagtgtgggaaacacttcaagcagagctcacaccttattacacatcggaaaatccacacgggtgagaaaccttatggatgccctgagtgtgggaaacacttcaagcagagctcacacctaattacacatcggaaaatccacacgggtgagaaaccttatggatgccctgagtgtgggaaacacttcaagcagagctcacaccttattacacatcggaaaatccacacgggtgagaaaccttatggatgccctgagtgtgggaaacacttcaagcagagctcacacctaattacacatcggaaaatccacacgggtgagaaaccttatggatgccctgagtgtgggaagcacttcattgacagttcatccctcctctcacatcagcgaatccacacaggggagaggccctacacatgctctgagtgcgggaaaagcttcaatcagcgctcaacccgaatcacacatcagagaacgcacacaggagagaccccctacacgtgctctgagtgtgggagaagcttcaatcagcgctcaaaccttattagacatcagaaaatccacatgggagtgatctgtaacaaatgccttgactag